The proteins below are encoded in one region of Fibrobacter sp. UWR2:
- a CDS encoding tyrosine-type recombinase/integrase, with translation MLLKDYIQNFLTYLSGQRRYSERTVDTYRKSFEKFTAIAGEDAPLGSFSEMLLKTFVWDLKMKQKLAPTSICEHLAAMKSFGKYLVKSKILEKNPAGNIPMPKRPKRLVNVLSQKDLAEEKFPELPPNPTLPQVRARLLLELIYGSGLRISECQSLTWDRIDTSAKLVRVLGKGNKERIVPLTESFIDRIENYKQIQVQAGHLPTARGYVFLSEDGKPFGLRTLRNDIHDLLREIGWEGKASPHVLRHSFATHLLENGAEIMSVKEMLGHSNISTTQVYTHVNAERLKAAFKKTHPRA, from the coding sequence ATGCTCCTTAAAGACTATATACAAAATTTCTTGACCTACCTTTCGGGCCAACGGCGCTATTCCGAGCGCACGGTCGACACTTACCGCAAGTCTTTCGAGAAGTTTACCGCCATCGCGGGCGAAGACGCCCCCCTGGGCAGCTTCTCGGAGATGCTGCTCAAGACGTTCGTGTGGGACCTGAAGATGAAGCAGAAACTAGCACCGACAAGCATCTGCGAACACCTCGCGGCAATGAAAAGCTTCGGCAAGTATCTAGTCAAGAGCAAGATTCTCGAAAAGAACCCCGCAGGAAACATACCGATGCCCAAGCGCCCCAAGCGCCTGGTAAACGTACTTTCGCAAAAGGACCTGGCTGAAGAAAAATTCCCGGAACTGCCACCGAACCCGACACTCCCGCAAGTACGGGCTCGCCTACTGCTCGAACTCATCTACGGGTCGGGGCTGCGTATCTCGGAATGCCAGAGCCTCACGTGGGACCGCATCGACACAAGCGCAAAGCTCGTGCGCGTACTCGGCAAGGGCAACAAGGAGCGCATCGTGCCGCTCACCGAAAGCTTCATCGACCGCATCGAGAACTATAAGCAAATTCAGGTCCAGGCAGGGCACTTGCCTACCGCGAGAGGCTACGTGTTCCTAAGCGAAGACGGCAAGCCGTTCGGGCTACGCACACTCAGGAACGACATCCACGACCTGTTGCGGGAAATCGGCTGGGAGGGCAAGGCGAGTCCGCACGTGCTGCGCCACAGCTTCGCCACGCACCTGCTCGAAAACGGCGCCGAAATCATGAGCGTAAAGGAGATGCTCGGACACTCGAACATCTCCACCACCCAAGTCTACACACATGTAAATGCGGAACGCCTGAAGGCGGCGTTCAAGAAGACCCACCCGCGGGCTTAA